The window GCTGCGCAGCAGCGCAAGCGCGTAGACGGCTGCACCGCCGACTACGCAAACCAAGGCGATTGCGCTAGCGCTCAATCGCTCAGGTACGTGCCACGCCGCCGCAGCAGGCATGGCCAGAAGCTGCAGCGCTGCGAGGCAGCCGCCCATCAGCCCCACGGCAAGCAGCGGACTGACGGCGTACGGCCGCAGCGCGAAGCGCGCCCCGGTGCAGCGGCGCAGCTGCACCAGATTCAGCCCCGCCGCAGCGGCATAGGCGATCACCGCGCTCAGCGCGGCGCCGTCGATGCCCCAGCGGGGCATGAGCACCACATTGCCTAGTGCTTTCAGCACGATGGCAACGAGCAGGGCCTTCACCGGCGTGCGGATCGCGCCGGCGCCCTGGAGAACGCTGGCCGAGACAGCGTTCACCGTACTAAACAAGGCCGTGAAGGCCAGCACGGCCATCGTCCAGCTGGCCTCATCACTTTTGTATAGCATCACGTTAATCGGCACTGCTGCAAAGGCAAGTCCGAACGAGGCTCCGAGCCCGATAAGCCAGGAAAGCCTTATCGCCATCTCAGCCCTAAAGCCAATGAGTTCGTCCTGCCTTCTTGCCTTGGCTTCTGCTAGAGCAGGAACTAGCACGGCGGACATAGAGGAAGCGATCATGACAACGAGCTGAACGAGAGGAAACCCTCGGTTATAAAGCCCGAACTGCCGCATGGCCTCCTCCTCGCTCCCTTGCGCAGCCTCGAGAAGCCGCGGCATGGTAAACGTGTCGACAAGCGTGAGTAGAGGAACCACGATAGCGCCTAAACAAACTGGAATCGCATAAGCCGTAATGCGTTTCGCCCAGTCCCAGGAAGAGAGTTCCTTGGGCGGCATCATGTCTTTTCGCTTTTCATTCGACCCCTGCCAATTCAGTTCTTTCGACAGCAGCCCGTCACCTTCACTCATTACATCCTGCCTCTGTCCCTCTGTATCCCCAGACTGCCACCGATCCTCTTCATTCACTCCATGCTCCCGTATCCGTTCCCGCTCCTGTCTCATCGCCCTCCGCCAATAAACATACATCACCAACAGCCCAGCCGCAGCACCTGTCACGGAGCCAAACGTTGCTCCAGCAGCAATCCACTCCTCGTCATAAGCTAAGGCCACCATATAGAGCAGCAGCGCGACCATGGTGATCACCCTTATAAGCTGCTCAATCACTTGTGAAACAGCCGTAGGCACCATATTTTGATACCCTTGGAAATAACCGCGCAGGACAGCAAGCATCGGGGATAGCAGCAGCGCGAAGGATACGCTTCGGATCGCCCTCTCTGTCTGGCTAATTCCAATCCAACGGGCAATCTCACTTGCTCCGAAGTACAACAGAACAAACATTACAAAACCGGAGCTCATTAAAATGGCTGTGGAGACATGGACAATACGTCTAGCCCCTTGATAATCACCTTCAATAGCTCGTTCGGCTACGAACTTGGATACGGCTACCGGAAATCCAGCTGTGGCCGCAAACAAAATTAGAATATAGAGCGGATAAACCGCATTATAAATACCAAAAGCCGTATCACCGGCTACATTTTGCAGCGGAATCTTCTGCAGTGTTCCCAATAGTTTAGAGAGAATAGCGGCAGCCCCAAGGAGAGCAGCACCTCTTAACAGCTTGGCACCCTGTTTACCGACATTCCTCTGGAGCTCCTCTTTATTACCTTGATGCCCCTTGTCGGTGTCCCCCATCTTACTTCTCCTCTACCCTGACTTCACGCATATAGACATATTATAACGAAATCAGCCATGGCAGACAAAAAAAGCTTCACTTACAGATGCAGGGGCATCTCGGTAAGGAAGCCTTTATGTCTTATTTTTCTTTCATTGCTCCATCTGCTTGGCCAAAAATCCAGCCGCTGTCTCTACCATCTTAACTTCCATATTCCCCATTTTCACATTCTCATCTTTGGAGAGCAAAATGACACATCCAATAGGGTCGCCACCAGCTACAATCGGAGCGGCTACAAAAGAAGAGAATGTTTCACTTGTATCCTTGATAAGCTCAAATTGACCACTGCCACTTTCCAGAATCGCTTTGCGATTTTCCATACAGGATTCAATGATCGATCCAACCGACTTTTCGAAATAGTCCTTTTTGGACCCCCCAGCCATCGCAATAATGTTATCTCGATCTGAGATCAGGGCCACGTGATTCGTGCTTTCAAATAACGATTCCGCATATTCCTTGGCAAAATCACCAAGTTCACCGATAGGTGAATACTTCTTAAGAATAACTTCACCATCTCGATCCACGAAAATTTCCAAAGGGTCACCTTCGCGAATGCGTAGTGTGCGTCGTATTTCCTTGGGAATAACAACTCTCCCTAAATCATCTATCCGACGGACAATTCCAGTTGCTTTCATACCTCTAGATGCCTCACTTTCCGCTCAGTAATTAGATACGACAGGAGCATGAAATCTTGTATGCTAGATCGGGATTTGGTGGGAACTCGAATTCTATCCATAGTATTCTTCACTTCCCATTCTTCTATGCAGACGCTTTTACTACGGAATTTACTTTATTTAGCTTTGCATCCTGCTGCGCTTATCATGTCCAAAAATAACAAATAAAAACAGGATGCCCGTTATCGGACATCCTGGTAAGTTCTTACTTTGCAGCTGGACTTGCCGCCGGGCTTGCTGCCGGACTTGCAGCAGGAGCTGGGCTCGCTTCCGGTTTCGGCAGATTATTGGTTTGAATCAAATTCGGGTATTCTTTCTCTGCAAATTCAGATAGAGATTTCTCCGCAAGCTGAGATTTGATTTGTGTTTTGAGCGTATCATCCAGTGGCTTCGTGCTTCTGGACTCCACTTTCATCACGTGGTATCCGAAAGAGGATTCAACAGGATCACTGATTGTGTTCAAAGGAAGCGTACTAGCTGCTTCTTTGAATTCAGGTACCCATTGATTGATATCTGCATCTTTATACGTACCGCCAGCGTCTTTGGAGCCTGGATCGTCGGAGAATTCTTTCGCAAGCGCTGCGAAATCGCCGCCTTTATCCAGTTTACTTTTTACATCCTTGGCTCTGGTTAAAGCTTCTTCTTTGGTGCGCAGATCTGCTTGAGTTGCCGCATCTTTCAATGAAATCAGAATATGGCTAACTGTTGCAATATCAAAGGCATGAGTAGCTGCTTGTTCTTTGTAGGCATCCTGAACAGCTTGATCAGTGATTTTACTCTCCATGCTGCCCATCGTGTAGAAGCTCATTTTCATTAATGACTCGATATCCTTAAGCTCGATACCATTGTCTTTCAACTGCTTGTCCATTCCGCCTTCTTGCTTACCGAAATAATCGGTGATGGCTTTCATTTGCTCCGTCACTTGTTTATCTGCATCAGCTTTCACTTTATCGTCTGCTTTGGCAGATAGAACACGGAAAGTTACCATTTGCTTCAACATATCTTGTTGAAAAGCTGGATCTGTCATGAATTGCGCTAGCTGCGGTGAAAACATTTTGTTCACATTGATGAAAGAGTCAAACTCGCCGCGCGTAATTTTACCGCCTTCTTTATACGTAGCAATTACGTCACTCGGGTTACCAGCTGCTGCTGCAGTAGAGGCCGGTGAAGGTGAAGCTGTTGCTGCACCTTCCTTTTTACTTCCACATGCACTTAGGACTGAAAATGCAAGGAGCAATGCTACCATGCTTAAAATCCATTTTTTCGAAAAACGTCGTTGTACACTAGTATCATTTGGCAACATCTTGTAATTCCCCTTTCGTTTTCAGAACATCCTTATATTGTACCAGAAACTTCTCCACCAATTCGATGGAAGCTTCTGGTTTCATGCCTTTACATCGAATAACGATAAGAAGCTGAGGGTCCGCGTTCAACTTGATTCGACCATCAAAGCCTTTGGACAATGCGATAAGCTTCTGTCCTTCCAGCCTGCCATTCTGGTCAATATGCACTTTGATTAGGTAATCATCCCCTTTTTGGCTGATCGTTTCTATCCGGTACTCCGAACCGTATGCTTTCAAACGAGCCACTGTCAGTAAGTTGAACACGGCCTGCGGCAGATCCCCGAAGCGATCAACAAGCTCATCATGCAGATCCGCGGCTTCTTCCAACGTTCGAATGGCGGCCACTTTTTTGTAAATTTCGATTTTTTGCATGCTGTCGTAGATGTAGTCGGATGGTAAGTACGCATCCAATTGTATATCGATAGAAGTATTCCATTCCGGCTCTGGAATGACTGCTTCCCCATCTATTTCTAGTTTCAGCTTTGCAATTTCTTCCGCTAACATTTGGGAGTATAAATCAAATCCGACAGATGCAATGAAACCATGCTGCTCTGCACCAAGCAAATTACCAGCACCACGAATAGATAAATCCCTCATCGCAATTTTAAAGCCTGATCCAAGTTCTGTAAACTCTTTAATCGCTTGAAGACGTTTCTCCGCCACTTCTGTGAGCACTTTATCACGCTGATACGTGAAATAAGCATACGCTACGCGATTAGAACGTCCCACACGTCCACGCAGCTGATAGAGCTGAGACAGCCCCATTTTATCCGCATCGTGAACAATCAGTGTGTTGACATTCGGAATATCGACACCCGTCTCGATAATACTCGTGCTTACCAGCACATCGTATTCCCCATCGAGGAAATCTAGGATCGTCTTCTCCAGCTCCTGCTCGCCCATTTGTCCATGTGCCACAGTAACGCGGGCATCCGGAATCATCATGGAGATCTGATCAGCAATCTGAGTGATACCTTGTACGCGGTTATATAAATAATACACTTGGCCTTCACGCGCTAATTCCCGCTCAATCGCTTCTCGAACAAGCGTTGGTCCGTACTCGACCACATAGGTCTGTACAGGGAAACGATTTTCCGGCGGAGTCTCGATGACCGATAAATCACGAACACCTAACATGGACATGTGTAAAGTTCTCGGAATCGGTGTTGCCGTCAGTGTGAGCACGTCCACATTCGTCTTGAGCCGTTTCAGCTTCTCTTTGTGGGACACGCCAAAACGCTGCTCCTCATCGACGATTAGCAAACCAAGATCTTTGAACTGCACATCCTGCGACAAAAGCCGGTGAGTACCAATAACGACGTCAACCGTCCCTTTCTTGACGCCTTTCATAACTTCGGTCTGCTCCTTCTTGGAGCGGAAACGACTTAATACTTTGACATTAAAAGGATAGCCCGAGAACCGTTCACGGAACGTTTCGTAATGCTGCTGAGCCAGAATCGTCGTCGGCACCAAAACAGCAACCTGTTTGCCGTCAATCGCTGCCTTGAAGGCCGCACGCACCGCAACTTCCGTCTTCCCATAGCCTACATCGCCGCAAAGCAAACGATCCATCGGACGTGCTTTCTCCATGTCTACCTTGATTTCTTCGATCGCACGAAGCTGATCCCGAGTTTCATCGTAAGGAAACATCGCTTCGAATTCATTTTGATAAGAGCTGTCTTTACTAAATCCGTAGCCGGTTGCAGCTTGGCGTTCTGCATAGAGCTTGATCAACTCATCAGCAATATCCTTAACGGATGCCCGCGCCTTGCTCTTCACTCTAGCCCAGTCAGCGCCTCCGAGCTTATAAACCTTCGGTTCCTTCTCTTCGGAACCTACATATTTCTGGATTAAATCAATCTGGTCAATCGGTACAGACAGCTTATCGCCACCAGCATACATGATGTGGAGGTAATCCTTATGAATACCGCCCACTTCCAAGGTGCCGATCCCAACATACTTCCCGATCCCATGATTCACATGAACAACATAGTCGCCTACCTTAAGCTCTTGATAGCTTTTGATACGCTCAGCGTTCTCCAGCTTCTTCTCGACCTTACGCGCTTTACGCTGTTTCTGTGTGAAGATTTCCCCTTCCGTGATGACAACCAAATGGATCGAAGGCATTTCAAACCCTGTCTGTAGATTTCCATCTACAATTTCGGGCACTTCAATTTGGTAGTCGTGCAGCACACGCCGCACACGTTCAGCACGGTCCTCTCCGTTTGCCAGTAAAATGACATTGCTTCCATTTTTCTTCCAGCGCTCCATCTCCGCTTTAAGGAGATTCATTTGTCCATGGAAGTTTTGCATAACACGGCAAACGAAGTTTACGATATTTTGCGGTTGAATCCCAGCCACTTGGCGCAGGAATAGCGATACATATAATGTCGGGAAAGGCCTGCGATGCAGCAGAGTTTCATACGATTTGGACAGCACAAAAGCCGGCAAGCTCTTCCCCTCTGTCAGTGCATGCATCATCCACTCTGCCTCGTCGCGCTCTAGCTGCTTTGCTGTCTCCAGCAATCGCGCCGGTTCGTCGATGATCAGCACAGTATCCTTAGGCATGTAGTCCATGAGGGTCTGTCTTTCCGTATATAAAAGCGAAATATATTTATAAATACCAGGAAACGTCTGCCCTTCACGCAGCAGTTCAATATCATGTCCGATGCCTTCGAGCAGCTTATCTTTGGCTGATCGGTCCGTCATTTTCTCCAGCTGCGCTTGAAGCAGCTCATAGGCATGCTGCGCAGCTGATTGTAACCGCTTTCTATCCGCTTGAATCTCGCGACAAGGGGGGATCGTTATCGACTCTAGTTTATCAATTGAACGTTGGTCACTTACATCAAAGGTACGAATAGAATCAACTTCGACATCGAACAGCTCAATCCGAATAGCGTTCTCTGACGTTAAAGGAAATAAATCCAGAATTCCGCCGCGTACGCTCATTTCACCTTTGGTCTCAACCCGCTCCACGCGTTCGTAACCCAGACTGGATAAAGCACCTAAGAGCTCATCCAATTGCACGGTATCCCCTACGTTTACCGTAACGCGGGATTCTTCGAATACTTGCTTGAGCGGAAGCAATCGACGCACTCCAGCAAATGGCGCAATAACAACCCCACGGAAACCGCCAGCTAGCTTGGTGAGAACGTCAATACGCTGCGCTAGCATCTCTGGGCTGGAAGCCGCTTCTTCTGTCGTCAGAAGCTCTTGAGATGGGTAGAGCAGCACTTCATTAGGTGATAGACATTCTAGTAAATCCTCCGCTATTTTCTGAGCGGCGAACATATTGTGAGTAACAATGAACAGCGGGCGCGCTAACTCTCGCGCAAGAGTGGCAATCATCACCTGCCTGGAGGAACCGGTAAGTCCGGCAACGAGCTGCTCTTTCATTTCGGACCTGAGGCCTGTCACGATCGTTTGAAAGTCGCTATCCGTAGAAAAAGCTTGAATTAAAGCTTGCAAACAAGTACACTCCCCTCACAAAAAGAAGCCTCGGCACACTTGCCTCGGCTATTAACTCTTTATCTTCATCAATTTTACTGCAACGGACTTGCCAGCAGGGACAATTCTGGGTTTGCTTCTAACGCCTCACGACAGTAGTCACAAACGACCCTTACCGTAACATCTCCATTCGTGTTATACGATATTATATCTCTACGCTCATCGGGGGTCAAGAAATGGAAGCCTAACTGCTGCTCCGTGATCGAATTCTCATTAATTTCCCCAACAAAGGTATGACAATGTCTGCAAATATACTTAATCATATATGTATGCCTCCTTCGACTATTCGATTACATCCTAGTATGACCATTCTCCGGAGAAATTAGCCGAATGTGCCATTGTCATTTTCGAATAGTCAATTTGCATACAATGAGTCTGAAGTGGATGGCTTCACTTATTTATTAAACTTCGCCATCGTCTTTTCGAATGATTCACTCAGACTGAACAGCATGGCTTCGCAGGTGAGGTCCAGTACCTCATCTATCGACTTCATCTCGTCTTTGGAAAAGTTAGATAAGACATAATCAGCGATATTATAGCCAGGCGCAGGCCTGTTCACACCCACTCGAATTCGGTTAAAGCTTTGCGTTCCAGCGTGTTGAATAATGGATTTAATCCCATTGTGACCACCAGGGCTCCCTTGATACCGGAGTCTAATTTGACCGAATGGTGTATCCATATCATCATAAACAATCGTAACGTCTTCCAGTTTTGCTTTATAAAAGTCCAAGAACGCTCGCATGGATTCGCCCGAAAGATTCATATAAGTCATCGGTTTAAGTAAATATACCTTCGTACTATTCACTACCCCTTCACCCAGAAGCCCTTTACCTTTATTTTGAAAAGAAGTAATACCCCATTTGGCAGCAAAACGGTCAATGGCCATGAAACCAACATTGTGTCGATTCATCTCATATTGTTTTCCCGGATTACCCAGTCCAATAAAACATTTCATCTTCTTCTAAATCCTCCTAAAGTTAAACTAAAAAATCCTTTGCGGAACCATCATCTAAAGGTTATTGTTTACCTATATGAAAAACGAACCATCAAATTTAAAGCTGTGGGTGAATCAGTCATATGTATTTAAATGGTCAACAGCTTACAACCGATATTCATTTTCAAGATCATGCTGAATCCTGTATTCCCGTCCAAGTATACTATCAAAATGTACATAAGGATATAGGCTTCATTGAAATCTATACCTTGTATTTTATCAAAGTAAATAATACATTCTACAATCGAAATACTCACGTTTTTCTTTCACGCCCCGGATATTAAGCGCTTACATCGCAGTAATTAAGGATACCCTCTACATATTGTTGAGGGTTCCTTGTCGTTCGTTTGGATCTAAACCGGCTGTCCTTCAGTCGCAGCCTCGTTCGAGGTTTCCGCTTGTCCAACCTTCTCTTCATTATTAGCCGGCTCTTCTTCACCAGTCTCTTTCTGAGGCGAAAGAACGGTGAGAATCAAATCATTAGAGTCAGACTTCACTTCAATCCCGGCAGGTACTGAGAGTTGGTTTACAAGTAAGTTATCACCAAGCCCTACGTTCGAAATGTCCACCTTGATTGAACTTGGTATCTGATTGGGCAGGCACCGAATCTCCAGCTCATGCATTTGTATCTGCACAATGCCGCCTTCTTTGGCCCCTTCTGCTTCACCGATAAATTCCAAGCTGACAATCGTTTTAACAGGCTCATCCATATTAATTTGATGAAAATCGACATGGAGCAGCCGCTCTCGTTTTAGTTTGTCCCGCTGGATCTCGTTGATCATCACTGGTTGCTTGCCACTGCCGTCTGGCATATCCAGATCAATAATAGCATGAGGATTTTGGCGCAGCAGCGCTAGTAATTCTTTCTGATCAACCGTAATGACCGCAGAGCCCACCTTTTGGCCATATACAACGGCAGGTATTCTACCTTGGATACGCAGTTGTTTAATATCTGATTTCGTTGTTTCTTTGCGGGATTCCGCTTTTAATGAAAATGCCATAAGAAAAAGAACCTCCTAAGAGTTTTGCTCAGCACGCTCGATTAATAAGCAATGCCAAGTAGGTAACAGCTAATTCATAGCCTACCCAACCTCAAGAAGTTCCATCCAATTCCATCCTCACAAAGTGAGATTTACCGTTTCTAGTCCGTGAATTTACTCTTTGTTCTGTTTATTTTCCTTCTTCGCTTTTGCTCGCGATCTAATTTTATCCGCATAGCCAGGCTTGTTGGATTGTCTCTCACGGGCAATAGCTAGATCCCCATCATCAACGGAATGTGTAATCGTAGAACCTGCAACAACATAAGCGCCCTTGCCAATTTTCACAGGAGCAATCAAATTCACATTACTGCCCACAAAAGCATCATCGCCAATTTCCGTTAAACTCTTATTGAATCCGTCATAGTTCACGGTTATGGCGCCGCAGCCGATGTTTACATTCGTTCCAACGACCGCATCCCCTACATAGCTTAAATGAGAAACTTTCGACCCCTCACCAAGCGTCGCGTTCTTAATCTCAACAAAGTCGCCAATTTTCACTTGCTTCCCAATATTAGCGCCAGGTCTCAAATAAGCAAACGGCCCCACACTAGCCTCATTATCCACATAGGCATCCTGAAGGACGGATTGTTTAATCGTAACCTCATCCCTAATCGTCGAGTCGATAATTTCCGTTTGCGGTCCAATGGTGCATTGTTCCCCAATAACGGTGCGCCCCCGCAAAATAGTACCCGGCAGCAGTACGGTATCCATACCGATGGTAACATCTTTTTCAATATACGTATTAGACGGATCTATAATCGTAACCCCGTTCAGCATGTGCCCACGGTTAATACGCGCTTTAAACAATCGCTCTGCTTCAGCCAGTGCCACGCGATCGTTCACACCGATCGACTCTGCGCTGTCCTCCATGCAGTAGCCTTGAACAACTTCTCCACCACTTGTCATAATCCCAATGACATCCGTCAAATAGTATTCATTTTGCGTATTATTGTTCGTAACCGATGCTAGGGCCTTGAATAGTTTTTGATTATCGAAAATATAAGTGCCTGTGTTGATCTCTTGAACAGCTGCCTCTTCACTGCTGCAGTCCTTCTGCTCAACAATCCTTGCTACTCGGCCGTCTTCACCGCGAATAATACGTCCATATCCATGCGGTTCATCGAGTTTGGCTGTCAGAATTGTCGCAGACGCTCCAGACCGTTCATGCAGCTCAATGGTGCTCATCAAGGTGGCTTCCGAAATCAGCGGTGTATCGCCGCAAATGACAACGGTCATCCCTTCCTCTTCGCCAAGAGCATCCTTCGCTTGAAGAACTGCATGCCCTGTTCCCAACTGTTGTTCCTGTAAAGCGTACTCCACTCGATCTCCCAGATGTCCCTTTACGGCTTCCGCCCCGAATCCAACAATGACGAGTGTCTTTGTTACTTCTATATGCTGCAGCGTGTCTACAACGTGTTCCACCATTGGCTTACCTACAACCGGATGAAGCACCTTGTACAGCTTCGATTTCATGCGTTTTCCTTGTCCTGCGGCTAGTACAATCCCCATGAGTTTCAACTAACATCCAACCCCTTTAATATAAATAGTTACACACTACTATATGTATAATCGATGAGTTCTTCAACCAAATATAGCATCAATACCACCCAAAAGAAAAGAGAGCCCAAGGGCTCTCTCAATAATCTGAATTATGCGCCTTCTTCAATTACCTCTTCTTCTACAGCCGCGCGATCATATTCAGCCAATACCGCCGCTTGAATTTTCTCACGTGTTGTGGAAGAAATCGGATGAGCGATATCACGGAATTCACCATCCGGTGTTCGTTTGCTTGGCATAGCCACGAACATCCCATTATTACCGTCGATGACACGTATGTCATGAACGACGAACTCGTTGTCAATGGTAATGGAAGCAATCGCCTTCATCCTCCCCTCGGAGTTGACCCGGCGGAGTCTTACATCTGTAATTTGCACTTGTGTTCACCACCTTTTTCCATCTCTGAGACTTGGGTGTAATATTCCACATCGTCGTGCAAATTCCTTCTTCTTTTTTTGAAATTTTCGATAATTTTATACAATCTTAATGTTACTGTTAAATTTCGACAGAAATCACAGCAATTAACTCAATTTCGACAAAAACATCACGTGGTAATCTGGCCACTTCGACAGTGGATCTAGCCGGTTTATGATCTCCGAAGTACGATCCATAAATTTCATTCAGCTCTGCAAACTGATTCATATCCTTCAAAAAAACCGTTGCTTTCACAACTTGATCAAACGATGAACCTGCTGCTTCAAGCACACCCTTCAAATTCGCGAACACTTGATGGGTTTGTTCCTTGATTCCACCCTCTACAATCTGTCCATCCTGGCCAAGTGGAATTTGTCCAGAAGTAAAGAGAAGGTTACCTAGCTTTACCGCTTGCGAGTAAGGTCCGATAGCAGCTGGTGCTGCTGTTGTTGAAATAAGTTCCATCGTTTTACGATTCTCCTTTTTTACTGTCAAAATAGTTCCCAGGCTCTACGGTGATTTGTTTCGTCTTGGAATCTACGCCGTATAAACGAGCAAGCGATACGTAGTGATCAACCAAATGCTCTTCAACCTCACAAGACTCCATGAATACACCAACCCCTTGAACTGAGGCTTTGAATTCCGCTAACAAATCCATCATGCCGTGGATGGTACCGCCAACATGCATGAAATCATCAATGATAAGCACCTTTGACTCTTCTTTCAAAGCACGCCTTGCGAGTGACATCGTCTGGATCCGCTTATTGGAACCTGAAACATAGTTGATGCTAACCGCTGAACCTTCCGTCACTCGACTGTCCCTGCGGACAATCACAACAGGCAGATTCATATAAGTTGCCGTTGCATAAGCGAGTGGAATGCCTTTCGTTTCTACCGTCATAATCACATCAATATCACGACCGGCGAAAGCGGATGCAAACGTCTTGCCAATTTCATTCAAATATTGGGGCTGCCCCATAATATCTGACATATACAAATAACCGCCTGGAAGAATCCGTTCTGGCTGCTGCAGTTGTAAACAAAGGTTCTGTATAAATTTCAGTGATACTTCCTTAGGCACCTTTGGTGAAAATTTCACACCTCCGGCAGCCCCCGCAAGCGTATTCAGCTCGCCTAGTCCTTCTTCTTCAAATACTTCCTTGATGATCGCTAAATCTTCACTAATGGAGGATTTAGCAGAGTTGTAACGCTCGGCAAAAGTCGTTAAAGGGATTAACGAATGGGGGCGGAATAACAAATATTGCGTCATTTCCACCAGCCTAGCGCTCCTTTTCAACTTTTTCATCGCACTACCCCCAAAAATCCGAATATTATAATGAAAATATACCATTTTTATACGTA is drawn from Paenibacillus sp. V4I7 and contains these coding sequences:
- the mfd gene encoding transcription-repair coupling factor, translated to MQALIQAFSTDSDFQTIVTGLRSEMKEQLVAGLTGSSRQVMIATLARELARPLFIVTHNMFAAQKIAEDLLECLSPNEVLLYPSQELLTTEEAASSPEMLAQRIDVLTKLAGGFRGVVIAPFAGVRRLLPLKQVFEESRVTVNVGDTVQLDELLGALSSLGYERVERVETKGEMSVRGGILDLFPLTSENAIRIELFDVEVDSIRTFDVSDQRSIDKLESITIPPCREIQADRKRLQSAAQHAYELLQAQLEKMTDRSAKDKLLEGIGHDIELLREGQTFPGIYKYISLLYTERQTLMDYMPKDTVLIIDEPARLLETAKQLERDEAEWMMHALTEGKSLPAFVLSKSYETLLHRRPFPTLYVSLFLRQVAGIQPQNIVNFVCRVMQNFHGQMNLLKAEMERWKKNGSNVILLANGEDRAERVRRVLHDYQIEVPEIVDGNLQTGFEMPSIHLVVITEGEIFTQKQRKARKVEKKLENAERIKSYQELKVGDYVVHVNHGIGKYVGIGTLEVGGIHKDYLHIMYAGGDKLSVPIDQIDLIQKYVGSEEKEPKVYKLGGADWARVKSKARASVKDIADELIKLYAERQAATGYGFSKDSSYQNEFEAMFPYDETRDQLRAIEEIKVDMEKARPMDRLLCGDVGYGKTEVAVRAAFKAAIDGKQVAVLVPTTILAQQHYETFRERFSGYPFNVKVLSRFRSKKEQTEVMKGVKKGTVDVVIGTHRLLSQDVQFKDLGLLIVDEEQRFGVSHKEKLKRLKTNVDVLTLTATPIPRTLHMSMLGVRDLSVIETPPENRFPVQTYVVEYGPTLVREAIERELAREGQVYYLYNRVQGITQIADQISMMIPDARVTVAHGQMGEQELEKTILDFLDGEYDVLVSTSIIETGVDIPNVNTLIVHDADKMGLSQLYQLRGRVGRSNRVAYAYFTYQRDKVLTEVAEKRLQAIKEFTELGSGFKIAMRDLSIRGAGNLLGAEQHGFIASVGFDLYSQMLAEEIAKLKLEIDGEAVIPEPEWNTSIDIQLDAYLPSDYIYDSMQKIEIYKKVAAIRTLEEAADLHDELVDRFGDLPQAVFNLLTVARLKAYGSEYRIETISQKGDDYLIKVHIDQNGRLEGQKLIALSKGFDGRIKLNADPQLLIVIRCKGMKPEASIELVEKFLVQYKDVLKTKGELQDVAK
- a CDS encoding anti-sigma-F factor Fin family protein, with protein sequence MIKYICRHCHTFVGEINENSITEQQLGFHFLTPDERRDIISYNTNGDVTVRVVCDYCREALEANPELSLLASPLQ
- a CDS encoding peptidylprolyl isomerase, producing the protein MLPNDTSVQRRFSKKWILSMVALLLAFSVLSACGSKKEGAATASPSPASTAAAAGNPSDVIATYKEGGKITRGEFDSFINVNKMFSPQLAQFMTDPAFQQDMLKQMVTFRVLSAKADDKVKADADKQVTEQMKAITDYFGKQEGGMDKQLKDNGIELKDIESLMKMSFYTMGSMESKITDQAVQDAYKEQAATHAFDIATVSHILISLKDAATQADLRTKEEALTRAKDVKSKLDKGGDFAALAKEFSDDPGSKDAGGTYKDADINQWVPEFKEAASTLPLNTISDPVESSFGYHVMKVESRSTKPLDDTLKTQIKSQLAEKSLSEFAEKEYPNLIQTNNLPKPEASPAPAASPAASPAASPAAK
- a CDS encoding 50S ribosomal protein L25, whose product is MAFSLKAESRKETTKSDIKQLRIQGRIPAVVYGQKVGSAVITVDQKELLALLRQNPHAIIDLDMPDGSGKQPVMINEIQRDKLKRERLLHVDFHQINMDEPVKTIVSLEFIGEAEGAKEGGIVQIQMHELEIRCLPNQIPSSIKVDISNVGLGDNLLVNQLSVPAGIEVKSDSNDLILTVLSPQKETGEEEPANNEEKVGQAETSNEAATEGQPV
- the pth gene encoding aminoacyl-tRNA hydrolase — its product is MKCFIGLGNPGKQYEMNRHNVGFMAIDRFAAKWGITSFQNKGKGLLGEGVVNSTKVYLLKPMTYMNLSGESMRAFLDFYKAKLEDVTIVYDDMDTPFGQIRLRYQGSPGGHNGIKSIIQHAGTQSFNRIRVGVNRPAPGYNIADYVLSNFSKDEMKSIDEVLDLTCEAMLFSLSESFEKTMAKFNK
- a CDS encoding polysaccharide biosynthesis protein → MGDTDKGHQGNKEELQRNVGKQGAKLLRGAALLGAAAILSKLLGTLQKIPLQNVAGDTAFGIYNAVYPLYILILFAATAGFPVAVSKFVAERAIEGDYQGARRIVHVSTAILMSSGFVMFVLLYFGASEIARWIGISQTERAIRSVSFALLLSPMLAVLRGYFQGYQNMVPTAVSQVIEQLIRVITMVALLLYMVALAYDEEWIAAGATFGSVTGAAAGLLVMYVYWRRAMRQERERIREHGVNEEDRWQSGDTEGQRQDVMSEGDGLLSKELNWQGSNEKRKDMMPPKELSSWDWAKRITAYAIPVCLGAIVVPLLTLVDTFTMPRLLEAAQGSEEEAMRQFGLYNRGFPLVQLVVMIASSMSAVLVPALAEAKARRQDELIGFRAEMAIRLSWLIGLGASFGLAFAAVPINVMLYKSDEASWTMAVLAFTALFSTVNAVSASVLQGAGAIRTPVKALLVAIVLKALGNVVLMPRWGIDGAALSAVIAYAAAAGLNLVQLRRCTGARFALRPYAVSPLLAVGLMGGCLAALQLLAMPAAAAWHVPERLSASAIALVCVVGGAAVYALALLRSGSISREELRLMPELDRKLAPVLAKLWPTKASAGPRDRG
- the spoVT gene encoding stage V sporulation protein T; amino-acid sequence: MKATGIVRRIDDLGRVVIPKEIRRTLRIREGDPLEIFVDRDGEVILKKYSPIGELGDFAKEYAESLFESTNHVALISDRDNIIAMAGGSKKDYFEKSVGSIIESCMENRKAILESGSGQFELIKDTSETFSSFVAAPIVAGGDPIGCVILLSKDENVKMGNMEVKMVETAAGFLAKQMEQ